One segment of Rhodopirellula baltica SH 1 DNA contains the following:
- a CDS encoding sugar transferase: MPQLDTNPLPVGVVCTDTIEQLNPFVPSGAVTDQRRTERTGNNSKRRRITRNKATGTLQVLLTLTPLFIADIAALTFSILAATLSLVLLGLIGLHPGLLLNSICVMTFYVACAAIYGLYPGTGMSPVLELRQCVLASMAAFAFAIVANLVLATLSVTELAIFLMASALASLIVPLARLTTRRLCSTTSWWGENAIIIGSGPQGRAIYRYYSRAPQRGLRPLGVVDFAKTASSQDSLELTGIPYLGSVQRLERLRRKTQARWSIVAPGGCQTIDMNEVLSHAGNFSNVLILPSQMQLPSLWSGSRECAGAMGIHLKDHLHNHPARAIKRFVDICLSGFALTILSPFILAFVLLLKLRDPGPAFYGQTRVGKDGKLFKAWKFRTMVINADQVLEDYLENDPDMRQEWIEYQKLQNDPRVISGIGSFLRKSSLDELPQLWNVMKGDMSLVGPRPCMTSQTSLYGSVLPLYQRVRPGITGLWQVSGRNKTTYDQRVRFDSYYVTNWSPWLDIYILIHTIKTIVLREGAY, translated from the coding sequence ATGCCGCAACTAGACACAAATCCGCTCCCGGTCGGTGTCGTTTGCACAGACACGATCGAACAACTGAACCCGTTCGTCCCCAGCGGCGCGGTTACTGATCAACGTCGTACCGAACGCACAGGAAACAACTCGAAACGCCGACGCATCACGCGCAACAAGGCGACCGGCACCCTGCAGGTGCTTTTAACACTGACCCCGCTATTCATCGCCGACATAGCTGCGTTAACGTTCTCGATTCTTGCCGCTACGCTTTCACTTGTCTTGCTGGGTTTGATTGGCCTTCATCCGGGCCTACTACTGAATAGCATCTGCGTCATGACGTTCTACGTCGCATGTGCGGCTATTTACGGCCTGTATCCTGGAACAGGTATGAGCCCTGTTCTGGAATTGCGCCAATGCGTCCTCGCGTCGATGGCCGCTTTTGCTTTCGCTATTGTCGCAAATCTCGTTCTGGCAACGCTTAGCGTTACCGAACTGGCAATTTTCTTGATGGCAAGCGCACTTGCGTCGCTGATTGTCCCACTAGCTCGATTAACAACGCGACGTCTCTGCTCCACCACGAGCTGGTGGGGCGAAAACGCTATCATCATCGGCTCTGGCCCTCAAGGCAGGGCGATCTACAGATACTATTCCCGTGCTCCGCAACGTGGACTCCGCCCTCTCGGTGTAGTCGATTTTGCCAAGACGGCCTCATCGCAGGATTCCCTTGAACTCACCGGCATCCCATACCTGGGATCTGTGCAACGGCTAGAACGCTTGCGTCGAAAGACACAAGCTCGCTGGTCAATCGTGGCTCCGGGCGGTTGCCAGACAATTGACATGAACGAGGTTTTGTCTCATGCCGGCAACTTCTCCAACGTGCTGATCCTCCCTTCGCAAATGCAACTGCCCAGTCTCTGGTCAGGATCTCGCGAATGTGCTGGTGCCATGGGGATCCACCTGAAAGATCATTTGCACAACCATCCCGCGAGAGCCATCAAGCGGTTCGTCGATATTTGCTTGTCAGGCTTCGCCTTAACCATACTTTCTCCGTTCATCCTCGCCTTCGTCCTTCTCTTGAAGTTGCGCGACCCCGGCCCCGCGTTCTATGGCCAAACTCGTGTCGGCAAAGACGGCAAGCTCTTCAAGGCATGGAAGTTCCGGACAATGGTCATCAATGCAGACCAAGTCCTGGAGGACTATCTCGAGAACGACCCAGACATGCGTCAAGAATGGATCGAATACCAGAAATTACAAAATGACCCACGCGTCATATCAGGCATAGGATCGTTCCTCCGCAAATCCAGCCTCGATGAACTACCCCAACTGTGGAATGTAATGAAGGGAGACATGAGCCTAGTAGGCCCCAGACCATGCATGACCTCCCAAACCTCACTCTACGGCAGCGTGCTGCCACTCTACCAACGCGTTCGTCCAGGAATCACCGGCCTGTGGCAAGTCTCAGGCCGAAACAAAACAACCTACGACCAACGCGTCCGCTTCGACAGCTACTACGTCACGAATTGGTCACCGTGGCTCGACATCTACATCTTGATCCACACAATCAAAACGATTGTGCTCCGAGAGGGAGCATACTGA
- a CDS encoding sulfotransferase, translating into MRFTPSRLTHGLKSKTSLIREEKVVSNHRLKIVYIVGSGRSGSTVLDRMLGTLDGVVSMNEIYRFFPDGIESNDKCTCGHHFHDCKFWRSICESVDRNENELLHAASLYERFDHTKSLPSTVFHAKLGQRMADFNAYLDWLKRLYNAIAEQSKSEILIDSSKVPSRLYLLSQIPEFDVYAIHLVRDVRAVVTAWRRTRLNPATGEQFTKIAPGRVVSNWIARNLIAELIGRKIPYYMQNYEGLMENPVGRMNDLVAAIDPLKGKAIPFDDEGRLDFQPFHSIGGNPDRFQSGMTSFRTDDRWQKELPVALRRKVSLLAYPLLRRYGYRIS; encoded by the coding sequence ATGCGGTTCACTCCATCACGTCTGACACATGGATTAAAGTCCAAGACCTCCTTGATTCGAGAAGAGAAAGTCGTGTCAAATCATAGACTGAAAATTGTGTACATCGTCGGTTCAGGGCGATCCGGCAGCACTGTGCTCGACCGAATGTTAGGCACCCTTGATGGAGTTGTCTCCATGAATGAAATATATCGTTTCTTTCCCGATGGCATTGAGAGCAACGACAAATGCACATGTGGGCATCATTTTCACGATTGCAAATTCTGGAGATCAATCTGCGAAAGTGTCGACAGGAACGAAAACGAACTGCTCCATGCAGCTTCCCTTTATGAACGGTTCGACCACACGAAATCCTTGCCTAGCACTGTGTTTCACGCGAAGTTGGGGCAAAGGATGGCAGATTTCAACGCCTATCTAGACTGGCTAAAACGCTTGTACAATGCGATTGCAGAGCAGTCCAAATCTGAGATTTTGATTGACTCATCAAAGGTACCGAGCAGGCTATACCTCTTATCGCAGATCCCTGAGTTCGATGTATATGCTATTCATCTCGTGCGCGACGTCAGAGCAGTTGTAACTGCTTGGAGAAGAACGAGACTCAATCCAGCTACTGGTGAGCAGTTCACCAAGATTGCTCCGGGCCGGGTCGTTTCAAATTGGATTGCGAGGAATTTGATTGCGGAACTAATTGGGAGAAAAATACCTTACTACATGCAAAACTATGAAGGACTCATGGAGAACCCTGTTGGACGAATGAACGATCTCGTCGCGGCAATTGACCCGCTAAAGGGCAAGGCAATCCCATTTGATGATGAGGGCCGGCTTGATTTCCAACCGTTCCACAGCATCGGAGGGAACCCAGATCGATTTCAATCAGGAATGACCAGTTTTAGAACTGATGATCGTTGGCAAAAAGAACTCCCAGTGGCACTTCGTCGAAAGGTAAGCCTGCTTGCATACCCCCTACTGAGGCGTTACGGATACAGAATCTCGTAG
- a CDS encoding B12-binding domain-containing radical SAM protein, translated as MIQPCFEQTNYWNFVESAKAIGAKATAPPLGLMTVAALLPQQWEFRIADQNVGPVEESDWQWADVICTGGMLPQQPGILQWVERANAEGKFVVVGGPDPTSQPQIYQDADAVIVGEGELTIPMWLDAWRDGNPKGQFESPHKPDVTTTPTPRFDLVDFNDYLHVGVQSSRGCPYNCEFCDIIELFGRRPRVKTPDQFLAELQKLYDLGYRGWVDFTDDNFIGNRKLIKPLLVALKQWNEDHNYPFVFSTEASINLADDKELLELMRDVQFRYVFLGIESPDEETLIHTQKRINTVHPIIDRVRTIYDHGISVAAGLIIGFDTDKPGTDGPMIRFIQESGITLSMVGLLSALPNTQLTRRLAKERRLIDSEHNWIQDTGVNYELRSAESKDQTISGMNFITTRDRVEIYQELRNIIENVYSPRAFMDRVIDTAARIKIVNKHVPNAWEFRRMFKGFRTIAWRMLRDKRTRSLYIRNFVRAAMMGPTKFEYAHTVMGSFLHFDLQTQKMLDALDVSIDFAKNHATYPRSVADMPAIAPANNLHPLPLAQAGGCDTQTEGKST; from the coding sequence ATGATCCAACCGTGTTTTGAGCAAACAAACTATTGGAACTTCGTGGAAAGTGCCAAGGCGATTGGTGCAAAAGCGACCGCCCCACCGCTTGGATTGATGACCGTCGCAGCTTTGCTGCCTCAACAATGGGAATTCCGCATCGCGGACCAAAACGTTGGCCCAGTCGAGGAATCGGATTGGCAATGGGCTGATGTGATCTGCACGGGAGGAATGCTGCCTCAACAACCTGGCATCTTGCAGTGGGTTGAACGTGCCAACGCCGAAGGCAAATTTGTTGTCGTCGGCGGACCTGACCCAACCAGCCAACCGCAAATCTACCAGGACGCGGACGCTGTCATTGTCGGCGAAGGCGAACTGACCATTCCGATGTGGCTGGATGCTTGGCGAGATGGAAATCCCAAGGGCCAATTTGAATCGCCACACAAACCGGACGTGACCACGACACCAACTCCGCGTTTCGACTTGGTCGACTTCAACGATTATCTGCACGTCGGAGTGCAATCCTCGCGGGGATGTCCGTACAACTGCGAGTTCTGCGACATCATTGAACTGTTTGGCCGGCGACCACGCGTCAAAACGCCAGATCAATTTCTCGCCGAACTTCAAAAGCTTTACGACTTGGGCTATCGAGGTTGGGTCGACTTCACTGATGACAACTTCATCGGTAATCGCAAACTGATCAAACCATTGCTCGTGGCCCTGAAGCAATGGAACGAAGATCACAACTATCCCTTTGTGTTTTCAACCGAAGCCAGCATCAACCTCGCTGACGACAAGGAACTGCTGGAATTGATGCGCGACGTTCAGTTTCGATACGTCTTTTTGGGAATTGAATCACCCGATGAAGAAACGCTGATTCACACCCAAAAACGAATCAACACGGTTCACCCCATCATCGATCGAGTTCGAACGATCTACGACCATGGCATCTCCGTCGCGGCCGGTTTGATCATCGGGTTCGATACTGACAAACCTGGCACCGATGGCCCGATGATTCGTTTCATCCAAGAAAGCGGCATCACACTATCCATGGTTGGCCTGCTGTCAGCACTCCCCAATACACAACTCACTCGCCGTCTCGCCAAAGAACGCCGGCTGATCGATTCCGAACACAACTGGATCCAGGACACGGGCGTGAATTACGAGCTCCGAAGCGCTGAGTCCAAGGACCAAACGATCAGCGGTATGAATTTCATCACGACTCGAGATCGGGTGGAGATTTACCAAGAACTTCGAAACATCATCGAAAACGTGTACTCGCCACGAGCGTTCATGGACCGGGTGATCGACACCGCTGCACGAATCAAGATCGTCAACAAACACGTTCCCAATGCCTGGGAATTCCGCCGGATGTTCAAGGGCTTTCGAACCATCGCCTGGCGAATGCTTCGCGACAAACGCACTCGGTCGCTTTACATTCGCAACTTTGTTCGTGCCGCAATGATGGGACCGACCAAGTTTGAGTACGCGCATACCGTCATGGGCAGCTTCCTGCACTTCGATCTGCAAACGCAGAAGATGCTCGACGCCCTCGATGTTTCCATCGACTTTGCAAAGAACCACGCGACCTATCCGAGAAGCGTCGCGGACATGCCCGCCATTGCACCAGCCAACAATTTGCATCCATTGCCACTTGCCCAAGCCGGCGGCTGCGACACCCAAACCGAAGGCAAATCAACATGA
- a CDS encoding glycosyltransferase produces MTPNNTPLSHEAKVCLVTDWLTNLGGAERVLFALAQIFPTAPIFTTVHSHDAVKELFPDKTRVRTSYLQKLPILNRKHQALLPLLSHAIEQHDLSEFDLIISLSSCVAKNVKKTRKEQTHVCYIHTPIRYAWEPALDSRVSNLPWGARSLASRMLDKIKQHDFHCRSRPDFYIANSIATAKKVKDFYQIKASVLYPPYDDVVPDLAQDRNGDYLALGRLVPYKRFDLAIEAFRNLPTKQLVIAGTGPDESRLRALAKDSANIRFAGRVDEDVKNELLSKSRAFLLPQQEDAGIVQLEAMARGTPVIAFGRGGAVDVVRHGVNGILFHEQTSDCLISAINELESHQFGSKVKQISNSVTEYSRSNFQQNFRDLLNQITNRNGIHTRVSDVVERMQTPERV; encoded by the coding sequence ATGACTCCTAACAACACACCACTTTCGCACGAAGCCAAAGTATGCCTCGTTACTGACTGGCTGACCAACCTTGGTGGCGCAGAAAGAGTCCTATTTGCGTTGGCTCAAATCTTTCCAACTGCCCCAATTTTCACCACTGTCCACTCTCACGATGCCGTGAAAGAGCTTTTCCCCGATAAAACCCGTGTGCGGACAAGCTACCTTCAAAAACTCCCAATATTGAATCGCAAACACCAAGCTCTGTTGCCCCTGTTGTCTCATGCAATTGAACAGCACGATCTCAGCGAATTCGATTTAATCATCAGTTTGTCCTCATGTGTCGCTAAGAATGTCAAAAAAACTCGCAAGGAACAAACTCATGTTTGCTACATACACACACCGATACGCTACGCGTGGGAACCAGCCCTAGACTCTCGAGTTTCAAATCTTCCGTGGGGTGCGCGCAGCCTTGCCTCTAGAATGCTGGACAAGATCAAACAGCATGACTTCCACTGCCGCAGTCGCCCCGACTTTTATATAGCCAACTCAATTGCAACCGCCAAGAAAGTCAAAGACTTTTATCAGATCAAGGCGTCGGTTCTATATCCACCTTACGATGATGTGGTTCCCGATCTAGCCCAGGACCGCAACGGCGATTACCTAGCGTTAGGTCGGTTAGTACCCTACAAGCGATTTGATCTTGCGATTGAGGCATTCCGGAATTTGCCCACCAAGCAGCTAGTCATTGCTGGCACAGGTCCCGATGAATCTCGACTACGTGCTCTTGCCAAAGACTCGGCAAACATTCGTTTCGCCGGACGAGTAGATGAAGACGTAAAGAATGAACTACTATCAAAATCGCGAGCCTTCCTGCTTCCCCAGCAAGAAGACGCCGGAATCGTACAACTAGAGGCAATGGCACGTGGCACACCCGTCATTGCCTTCGGACGGGGCGGAGCAGTTGATGTTGTTCGCCACGGGGTCAATGGAATCCTCTTCCACGAACAAACTTCCGATTGCCTCATCTCCGCAATCAATGAACTCGAATCACACCAGTTCGGATCGAAGGTCAAGCAAATCTCAAACTCAGTCACTGAGTACTCTCGCAGCAACTTCCAACAAAATTTCCGCGACCTCTTGAACCAAATCACCAATAGGAATGGGATTCATACTCGAGTAAGCGATGTGGTTGAGCGCATGCAAACACCGGAGCGAGTTTAG
- a CDS encoding oligosaccharide flippase family protein, translating to MPRAKGVSHQVLIALLVRGFGAGASFALSLVVARVLNTTEAGLFFIAFTIVSAGSRVASMGMPTAILKVVGANEHSDWGLINNVIGVAHRRIAAIGFLVVCVASWLSASIANYIFGKPMLATLLPITSLCVFLLALLQVLASAIQGRHRAGISSFVLNSVFPLVIIIGTGILVALGLSIDARSLVLLLVSGLLVALAIASIVWWRDSRSRWTPFAKPDVSFNRSVIYLSPIVIMDIVVQWSGYFLGSAMLSSTDMAIFSTAQRTAMLGSLLLIGVNLVVAPKFSAAFTKSDMRQIKQLSRQSNRLMLIAATPFVALILAFPSMWMGFFGAEYERGSALLQILTLGQFINLLTGSVGYLLMMTNHERDYRNIVLLTGPFAIGLAFVLTNFFGVVGAAIATAVAVATQNLLAVYMVKKRLGFNTLSFFSP from the coding sequence GTGCCGCGAGCAAAGGGGGTATCCCACCAAGTACTCATCGCACTCTTGGTACGTGGATTTGGGGCAGGCGCTAGTTTCGCATTAAGCCTTGTCGTCGCTCGTGTATTGAACACCACAGAAGCGGGATTATTCTTCATTGCATTCACGATTGTTTCAGCGGGCAGTCGGGTTGCCTCCATGGGAATGCCCACAGCAATCCTCAAAGTGGTTGGTGCAAATGAGCATTCAGACTGGGGTCTGATTAACAATGTGATTGGAGTCGCTCATCGTCGGATCGCGGCAATAGGTTTTCTCGTGGTATGCGTGGCCTCATGGCTTTCTGCGTCAATCGCGAACTACATATTCGGCAAACCAATGCTGGCAACGCTTTTGCCTATCACCTCGCTATGCGTTTTCTTACTCGCATTGTTACAAGTTCTCGCTTCCGCAATACAAGGAAGACACCGAGCCGGCATTTCTTCGTTTGTACTCAATTCCGTTTTCCCGCTAGTCATCATTATCGGAACAGGAATCTTAGTTGCTCTTGGTTTATCCATCGATGCGAGATCGCTCGTTCTGCTATTGGTATCGGGACTTTTAGTTGCACTTGCGATTGCTTCGATTGTTTGGTGGCGGGACTCAAGAAGTCGATGGACACCATTTGCGAAACCTGACGTCAGTTTCAACCGTTCCGTCATCTACTTGTCCCCGATTGTGATCATGGACATCGTTGTTCAATGGTCCGGCTATTTTTTGGGTTCGGCTATGCTATCGAGTACGGACATGGCGATTTTCTCGACCGCTCAACGAACTGCCATGCTTGGGAGCCTTCTTTTGATTGGTGTCAATTTGGTTGTGGCACCCAAATTTTCCGCTGCGTTTACCAAAAGCGACATGCGCCAGATCAAGCAACTATCTCGCCAGTCAAATCGCTTGATGCTTATCGCTGCCACGCCCTTTGTTGCACTGATTCTTGCATTTCCCTCTATGTGGATGGGCTTTTTTGGCGCCGAATATGAACGGGGATCAGCCCTACTCCAGATCCTGACGCTGGGTCAGTTCATCAACCTCCTGACAGGCTCAGTGGGCTATCTGCTGATGATGACAAATCATGAACGTGATTACCGAAATATTGTCCTTCTAACTGGGCCTTTTGCTATCGGACTTGCATTCGTCCTCACCAACTTCTTTGGTGTTGTCGGTGCCGCGATTGCGACTGCGGTTGCGGTCGCAACACAAAACTTGCTGGCCGTCTACATGGTAAAAAAAAGACTTGGATTCAACACACTAAGTTTTTTCAGTCCTTAG
- a CDS encoding sulfotransferase domain-containing protein, translated as MSSTTNTKLLVVTGMPRSGTTAVGELLSKAGATQTVYEPFNFHTGLSQIPSYFAIAGQSDFTNESFDSCIDEISSLRPKLKSGCFPEDNILRRLRKRTIGSRTKLSFLNARLRARGLRNLIWKDPFVIFNLTHLAHIPTIVLIRSPEAIAASFKRMNWSFDLNKLSENLAHAGHPLPYPGTGCVPEHNQCPVSNAAILWNIVYSYVISVFDDNRQSHISLFDLQHVVEAPSRNYQLMYKHLGLEWTEEADRTIHELTSKSKKRSSVPSKTKAHVKKRDISQVNKYGRGLLTSSELDAVHSITSDTWIKVQDLLDSRRESRVKS; from the coding sequence ATGTCATCAACAACAAACACCAAATTGTTAGTTGTAACTGGTATGCCACGCTCGGGAACGACGGCAGTTGGGGAATTGCTTTCTAAGGCAGGTGCGACGCAAACAGTTTACGAGCCGTTCAATTTCCATACAGGACTTTCACAAATCCCTTCCTATTTTGCCATTGCAGGCCAATCCGACTTCACGAACGAAAGTTTTGACAGTTGTATCGATGAAATCAGCAGCCTCCGCCCGAAACTGAAATCAGGCTGTTTCCCAGAAGACAACATCCTTCGAAGGCTTCGAAAGCGAACAATCGGCAGTCGCACAAAACTAAGCTTCCTAAACGCGAGATTGAGAGCTAGAGGCCTTCGCAATCTGATCTGGAAAGACCCCTTTGTGATATTTAACCTTACTCACTTGGCCCACATTCCCACGATCGTGCTTATTCGTAGCCCTGAAGCAATCGCCGCCAGCTTTAAGCGAATGAATTGGTCGTTCGATTTGAATAAGCTTTCTGAGAACCTAGCTCACGCTGGGCATCCTTTACCTTACCCCGGGACCGGATGTGTCCCAGAGCACAATCAGTGCCCGGTCTCCAATGCTGCTATCCTTTGGAACATTGTATATAGCTATGTAATATCGGTCTTTGATGACAATCGTCAATCACATATTTCGCTCTTCGATCTGCAGCACGTTGTCGAGGCACCCTCTCGAAATTACCAATTAATGTACAAGCACCTCGGATTAGAGTGGACAGAGGAGGCTGACCGAACAATTCATGAGTTGACTAGCAAATCCAAAAAGCGTTCTAGCGTGCCGAGCAAGACCAAAGCGCACGTCAAGAAACGCGACATCAGTCAAGTCAACAAATACGGTCGCGGACTCCTCACTTCGTCTGAGTTGGATGCGGTTCACTCCATCACGTCTGACACATGGATTAAAGTCCAAGACCTCCTTGATTCGAGAAGAGAAAGTCGTGTCAAATCATAG
- a CDS encoding glycosyltransferase family 4 protein yields MTNNDRPQDIMLNGRFLTRPSTGVERVAHELWNSVTQRLEQKPGRLKGACSIAIPNAACGEPKTSSRILKGRTSGQFWEQVELPFQAKNALLLNLCNLAPVTVSNQLVMIHDAQVFLTPESYSLAFRNWYRWILPQLGHRAKYVATVSEYSRQQLESFGVVPKGKAMVIPNGGDHILRVKACDDILSKHKIQQNGYFLAIGSLSPHKNIRVLLEALALRKNKKHPLIVAGGGNNAVFQKHFTGAHKDAKFIGRVTDQELKALYQNAKALLFPSIFEGFGLPPIEAMYCGCPVVASNTAAIPETCGSAALYRDPRDGEAWSDALDQIAGNESIRERMSINGHLRCIEYTWEASADKIATAILPKCSH; encoded by the coding sequence ATGACGAACAACGACAGGCCCCAGGACATAATGCTAAACGGGAGGTTTTTAACACGTCCATCAACCGGGGTGGAGCGGGTTGCACACGAACTTTGGAACTCAGTGACCCAAAGGCTTGAGCAAAAACCGGGCCGGCTAAAGGGCGCCTGCTCGATTGCAATCCCGAATGCCGCTTGCGGCGAACCTAAGACGTCGTCACGAATTCTCAAAGGACGAACATCTGGCCAATTCTGGGAGCAGGTGGAACTGCCTTTCCAAGCGAAGAATGCTCTGCTTCTGAACCTCTGCAACCTAGCACCGGTTACGGTCTCAAATCAACTTGTCATGATTCATGATGCTCAGGTATTCCTAACACCTGAGTCGTACTCCCTCGCATTTCGCAACTGGTACCGTTGGATCTTGCCTCAACTGGGTCATCGGGCCAAATACGTCGCGACCGTGTCAGAATACTCACGCCAGCAACTAGAATCATTTGGCGTGGTCCCAAAAGGGAAAGCAATGGTCATTCCAAATGGTGGTGATCATATCCTGCGAGTGAAAGCTTGCGACGACATCTTGTCGAAACATAAGATCCAGCAAAACGGCTATTTTCTTGCTATCGGCAGCCTGAGCCCGCACAAGAACATACGCGTGTTGCTGGAAGCACTTGCGCTACGAAAAAATAAGAAGCACCCTCTCATAGTTGCTGGCGGCGGTAACAACGCCGTTTTCCAGAAGCACTTCACCGGAGCGCACAAAGATGCCAAGTTTATTGGCCGTGTCACCGACCAAGAACTGAAAGCTTTGTATCAAAACGCAAAAGCACTACTATTCCCCTCCATCTTCGAAGGTTTCGGACTTCCACCTATTGAAGCGATGTATTGTGGATGCCCTGTTGTCGCCTCCAACACTGCGGCTATACCTGAAACCTGTGGTTCCGCCGCTCTATATCGAGACCCGAGGGATGGTGAAGCATGGTCCGACGCCTTGGACCAAATCGCAGGAAACGAAAGCATTCGAGAGAGAATGTCCATCAATGGGCACCTGAGATGCATTGAGTATACCTGGGAAGCATCAGCGGATAAAATCGCTACCGCAATTCTCCCCAAATGCAGTCATTAA